The genomic stretch CGCTTTCCACGATCAATTCGACCGCTCGCTGACAGCGACGGATCGCCAGGGGCAGGTCCCACTGCGACAGGTCCCGGTCGACCACCCGGTTGCTGATTCCGCGTATTTCCACGAAGGGGATGTCGTTAGCTTTGGCTACGTGGGCCGCGGCCGCTCCTTCCATGTTCTCGCAAATCCCGCCGTAACGGGCGGCCAGCGTATCGCCGGCCGCCTGGACGCCGCTGCACTGCTGCACGGTGACGAACGGACCGGTGGCGACCTGGTGCGACGATCGGCCTTCCAGCCGGCCTTCAAGGCACCGGCTGATGCGTTCGGTACGCGGTACGTCGAGCGGTATCCGGTTGTACAGGGGCTTTCCCGGCGTCTGCCCTGCCTGCCCGGCCTGCTCCTGGGCGCCGGTCCGGACGGGAAGCA from Gemmatimonadota bacterium encodes the following:
- the mqnB gene encoding futalosine hydrolase, which encodes MNLDYLLITATKMEQERVQARMEISETDDPLVRPWHLGSLCGKPVLLIEGGVGQVNTAVALTLALTRHDPAAILQFGVGGAYVRSGLEVGDLAIATEEYYGDTGVLTPEGWMDLEGMGFPMLPVRTGAQEQAGQAGQTPGKPLYNRIPLDVPRTERISRCLEGRLEGRSSHQVATGPFVTVQQCSGVQAAGDTLAARYGGICENMEGAAAAHVAKANDIPFVEIRGISNRVVDRDLSQWDLPLAIRRCQRAVELIVESGVC